The following are from one region of the Chengkuizengella sediminis genome:
- a CDS encoding type IV secretory system conjugative DNA transfer family protein → MIDTSVKINGLDAFLHTLVVGPTGCGKTSRVLKPKIAAILKAIKQGKKVGLTVLEPKGDLAADIAHWCNLLEIPCIYIDPLNPNTHRFNPLQGDPLTAAEVTRSVLKSLFGKQEAFFALVQETASRNTVLLLKILEQHGMLNNTGNPLELMDVVRTLRSTDNIKKYVNQLKQLNNPEYDDLIDFFQIEILGSLKDKYQQFAMGLRAQLEDIAGNTHLKHILSGKSDIDLDQHLDQGGVFLINSELKLGAIGDSFGKFIVQHMMSAVFRRPGTEWNRTPHYFIMDEFPRYCDPDVERLLAIGRSFRCATTLALQDLAQLDKQYQGFSKIVLTNTRNRVIFGGLSADNAMLFAKEAGKSETFMRQSTYKHKILIPSIFPSTYRDTKTDEDRITYTKIMEIKKFHFMHIIMKNDQRQKPGIAKGLLVDEKDLLKTPDGRKKVNIKQKKIKAELEEIKEEPLYKEVDIHKVQKPKFKTIKKPSTNEVKEKMKEKNVFNKNQNPQEEKLPVNDNKEVKTQQKKQQSEPKNESLNQNNLKQEKQKKKSTKEQSISGW, encoded by the coding sequence TTGATTGATACATCCGTTAAAATAAATGGTTTAGATGCATTTTTACACACACTTGTTGTCGGTCCTACAGGATGCGGTAAGACTTCAAGAGTATTAAAACCAAAAATAGCAGCCATTTTAAAAGCAATCAAACAAGGTAAAAAGGTTGGCTTAACTGTTTTAGAACCAAAAGGGGATTTGGCAGCAGATATTGCACATTGGTGTAACCTATTAGAAATACCATGTATCTACATTGACCCATTAAATCCAAATACCCATAGATTTAACCCACTCCAAGGTGATCCATTGACAGCTGCCGAAGTGACCAGGAGTGTACTTAAAAGTCTCTTTGGAAAACAAGAAGCCTTTTTTGCACTTGTACAAGAAACTGCAAGTAGAAATACAGTATTACTTTTAAAAATTTTAGAACAACATGGGATGCTAAATAATACAGGAAATCCGTTGGAACTTATGGACGTTGTAAGAACACTCAGAAGTACAGATAATATTAAAAAATATGTAAATCAACTGAAACAATTAAACAATCCTGAATATGATGACCTAATCGATTTCTTTCAAATTGAAATTTTAGGATCACTTAAAGATAAATATCAACAATTTGCAATGGGTTTAAGGGCTCAATTAGAAGACATTGCCGGTAACACCCACCTCAAACATATCTTAAGTGGGAAAAGTGACATAGATTTAGATCAACACCTTGATCAAGGGGGTGTTTTTTTAATAAACAGCGAATTAAAACTAGGAGCGATTGGAGATAGTTTTGGTAAATTCATTGTACAACATATGATGAGTGCAGTATTCCGTCGTCCTGGTACAGAATGGAACAGGACACCACATTATTTTATCATGGACGAGTTCCCTAGATATTGTGATCCAGACGTAGAAAGATTGCTTGCCATTGGACGTTCATTTCGATGCGCAACTACTTTAGCACTCCAAGACTTAGCTCAATTAGATAAACAATATCAAGGTTTTAGTAAAATTGTTCTTACAAATACAAGAAATCGTGTGATATTTGGTGGTTTATCAGCTGATAATGCGATGCTCTTTGCTAAAGAAGCTGGAAAGTCAGAAACATTCATGCGTCAAAGCACATATAAACATAAAATACTCATTCCGTCTATCTTTCCTTCAACCTACCGTGATACGAAAACGGATGAAGATAGAATCACCTATACCAAGATTATGGAAATAAAGAAATTCCATTTCATGCATATCATCATGAAAAATGATCAAAGACAGAAACCTGGTATTGCAAAAGGTCTGCTTGTAGATGAAAAAGATTTACTTAAAACTCCCGATGGAAGAAAGAAAGTGAACATTAAACAGAAGAAAATTAAAGCTGAATTAGAGGAAATTAAAGAAGAGCCATTATATAAAGAAGTCGATATACACAAAGTACAAAAACCTAAATTTAAGACCATTAAGAAACCTTCTACGAATGAAGTTAAAGAAAAAATGAAAGAGAAAAATGTATTTAATAAAAATCAAAACCCTCAAGAGGAGAAGCTTCCTGTAAACGATAATAAAGAAGTGAAGACACAACAAAAAAAGCAACAATCAGAACCTAAAAATGAATCATTAAATCAAAATAACCTTAAACAAGAAAAGCAAAAGAAAAAATCTACAAAAGAACAATCTATATCAGGTTGGTAA